A genomic window from Cucumis melo cultivar AY chromosome 8, USDA_Cmelo_AY_1.0, whole genome shotgun sequence includes:
- the LOC103484263 gene encoding urease accessory protein D isoform X1, which produces MEVDGAVVVEKVAGKSAVTRCFSKYPLKFIIPRKVGPSKTDCVWIYTLNYGGGIVSGDSIACELTVKEGSTAVLTTQASTKVYKSRGEELSEQLLEARIGSDALLAVLPDPVTCFATARYAQKQVFRVGSGSSLVLVDWFTSGRHGRGEIWEFDLFKSSNQIFLEDGHPLFFDTVLLERGGINSIIERMHGYQVIAMVVILGPKVKNIRDQVRENVKMMMGEQLHTPFTSARGAQMKMNSDHLWTKPEIIASSSVFGPMGIGTVVRIAAMETETVYRFLQQQLASMETLLGVPPYK; this is translated from the exons ATGGAAGTGGACGGTGCGGTGGTTGTCGAGAAAGTTGCCGGAAAGTCCGCCGTCACCAGATGCTTTTCCAAGTACCCCCTCAAATTCATCATTCCCAGAAAG GTCGGTCCCTCCAAAACGGATTGCGTTTGGATTTACACCCTCAATTATGGCGGCGGCATTGTCTCT GGAGATTCAATTGCGTGCGAGTTGACCGTTAAAGAGGGCTCCACTGCAGTCCTAACCACTCAGGCTTCTACCAAG GTTTACAAGTCCAGGGGAGAAGAACTCTCTGAACAATTATTGGAG GCAAGGATCGGTAGTGATGCTCTTTTGGCTGTACTTCCAGATCCAGTGACATGCTTCGCCACCGCAAGGTATGCACAGAAACAAGTCTTTAGAGTTGGTTCGGGCTCTAGTTTGGTTCTTGTTGATTGGTTTACGAGTGGGCGCCATGGAAGGGGAGAAATTTGGGAGTTTGATCTTTTCAAGAGCAGTAATCAAATATTCCTAGAAGACGGCCATCCATTATTTTTTGATACG GTTCTTCTAGAGCGAGGAGGCATCAACTCTATTATAGAACGGATGCATGGATATCAAGTCATTGCAATGGTTGTAATTTTGGG GCCAAAGGTCAAGAACATTCGAGACCAAGTTCGAGAAAATGTGAAAATGATGATGGGTGAACAATTACACACACCTTTCACTTCTGCCCGTGGCGCCCAAATGAAAATGAACTCTGATCATTTGTGGACGAAACCTGAAATCATTGCTTCTTCTAGCGTTTTCGGCCCCATG GGAATTGGCACTGTTGTGAGAATAGCTGCCATGGAAACTGAAACAGTCTACAGGTTCCTTCAGCAACAGTTAGCTTCAATGGAAACACTTCTTGGAGTGCCACCTTACAAATGA
- the LOC103484264 gene encoding UDP-N-acetylglucosamine diphosphorylase 2-like yields the protein MAEPMAVVGFDANAPLTPQQQPPQQLLLQQPPQALLERLKDYGQEDVFALWDELSHEERDLLVKDIESLDLSRVDRIIRCSLRSQGLPAAAIEPVPESCVSTLEERTLDERERWWKTGLKAISDGKLAVLLLSGGQGTRLGSSDPKGCFNIGLPSGKSLFQLQAERILRVQRLAAQAATDNSISSAPIHWYVMTSPFTDEATRNFFESQKYFGLEANQVTFFQQGTIPCISKDGRFVMETPYRVSKAPDGNGGVYAALRSSHLLEDMSARGIKYIDCYGVDNALVRVADPTFLGYFIDKGVSAAAKVVRKAYPQEKVGVFVRRGKGGPLTVVEYSELDPSLASAINQVTGRLRFCWSNVCLHMFTLDFLNQVANGLEKDSIYHLAEKKIPSIHGQTMGLKMEQFIFDAFPYAPSTALFEILREEEFAPVKNANGSNFDTPDSARLLVLRLHARWVVAAGGFLTHSVPLYATGVEVSPLCSYAGENLEAICRGRTFHAPCEISF from the exons ATGGCGGAGCCAATGGCTGTGGTCGGTTTCGATGCCAATGCGCCGTTGACGCCACAGCAGCAACCGCCACAGCAGCTGCTTCTTCAACAACCACCTCAGGCTTTGCTTGAGCGCCTCAAGGATTACGGCCAGGAGGATGTTTTTGCTCTTTGGGATGAGCTCTCCCATGAAGAGCGGGACCTTCTTGTCAAAGATATTGAG AGTTTGGATCTTTCCAGAGTAGATCGAATTATTCGATGTTCGCTTCGTTCTCAAG GGCTACCTGCGGCTGCAATTGAACCCGTACCAGAGAGTTGCGTGTCGACGCTGGAGGAGCGAACCCTTGACGAAAGAGAGAGATGGTGGAAGACGGGGTTGAAGGCCATCTCAGATGGAAAGTTGGCTGTTTTGCTTTTATCTGGTGGTCAG GGAACTCGGCTGGGCAGTTCTGATCCTAAAGGATGTTTCA ATATTGGACTTCCATCGGGGAAATCCCTTTTCCAACTTCAAGCTGAGAGAATTTTGCGCGTTCAAAGATTAGCTGCTCAAGCTGCAACTGATA ATTCTATCAGTTCTGCTCCAATTCATTGGTATGTGATGACCAGCCCATTTACCGATGAGGCCACTCGCAATTTTTTTGAAAGTCAGAAATATTTCGGTTTGGAGGCTAATCAA GTCACCTTCTTTCAGCAGGGCACCATTCCTTGTATATCCAAGGATGGTAGATTTGTGATGGAGACACCATACAGG GTATCTAAGGCTCCAGATGGGAATGGAGGAGTATATGCAG CTTTAAGATCCTCACACTTATTAGAAGATATGTCAGCAAGAGGGATTAAATATATAGACTGCTATGGAGTAGACAATGCATTA GTTCGCGTGGCTGATCCAACATTCTTGGGTTATTTCATTGATAAAGGTGTATCTGCAGCAGCCAAAGTTGTTCGCAAG GCATATCCCCAAGAGAAGGTTGGCGTATTTGTCCGACGAGGTAAAGGGGGTCCGCTCACTGTGGTTGAGTACAGTGAATTGGATCCGTCACTGGCTTCTGCTATCAATCAAGTAACTGGGCGCCTCCGTTTCTGTTGGAGTAAT GTGTGTTTACACATGTTTACACTGGATTTTCTAAACCAAGTAGCAAATGGTCTTGAAAAGGACAGCAT CTACCATCTGGCGGAGAAAAAAATTCCTTCCATTCATGGTCAAACGATGGGACTAAAAATGGAGCAGTTCATATTCGATGCATTTCCCTATGCTCCTTCTACTGCATTATTTGAG ATCTTACGAGAAGAAGAGTTCGCACCCGTGAAAAATGCCAATGGGTCAAATTTTGACACTCCAGATAGTGCTAGACTTCTTGTTCTCCGACTTCATGCTCGGTGGGTGGTTGCAGCTGGAGGATTCTTAACACATTCAGTGCCCTTATATGCAACTG GGGTGGAGGTATCACCACTTTGTTCGTATGCTGGAGAAAATCTAGAAGCCATATGCCGTGGAAGGACATTCCACGCACCTTGTGAAATTTCTTTCTAG
- the LOC103484263 gene encoding urease accessory protein D isoform X2, with protein sequence MLFQVGPSKTDCVWIYTLNYGGGIVSGDSIACELTVKEGSTAVLTTQASTKVYKSRGEELSEQLLEARIGSDALLAVLPDPVTCFATARYAQKQVFRVGSGSSLVLVDWFTSGRHGRGEIWEFDLFKSSNQIFLEDGHPLFFDTVLLERGGINSIIERMHGYQVIAMVVILGPKVKNIRDQVRENVKMMMGEQLHTPFTSARGAQMKMNSDHLWTKPEIIASSSVFGPMGIGTVVRIAAMETETVYRFLQQQLASMETLLGVPPYK encoded by the exons ATGCTTTTCCAA GTCGGTCCCTCCAAAACGGATTGCGTTTGGATTTACACCCTCAATTATGGCGGCGGCATTGTCTCT GGAGATTCAATTGCGTGCGAGTTGACCGTTAAAGAGGGCTCCACTGCAGTCCTAACCACTCAGGCTTCTACCAAG GTTTACAAGTCCAGGGGAGAAGAACTCTCTGAACAATTATTGGAG GCAAGGATCGGTAGTGATGCTCTTTTGGCTGTACTTCCAGATCCAGTGACATGCTTCGCCACCGCAAGGTATGCACAGAAACAAGTCTTTAGAGTTGGTTCGGGCTCTAGTTTGGTTCTTGTTGATTGGTTTACGAGTGGGCGCCATGGAAGGGGAGAAATTTGGGAGTTTGATCTTTTCAAGAGCAGTAATCAAATATTCCTAGAAGACGGCCATCCATTATTTTTTGATACG GTTCTTCTAGAGCGAGGAGGCATCAACTCTATTATAGAACGGATGCATGGATATCAAGTCATTGCAATGGTTGTAATTTTGGG GCCAAAGGTCAAGAACATTCGAGACCAAGTTCGAGAAAATGTGAAAATGATGATGGGTGAACAATTACACACACCTTTCACTTCTGCCCGTGGCGCCCAAATGAAAATGAACTCTGATCATTTGTGGACGAAACCTGAAATCATTGCTTCTTCTAGCGTTTTCGGCCCCATG GGAATTGGCACTGTTGTGAGAATAGCTGCCATGGAAACTGAAACAGTCTACAGGTTCCTTCAGCAACAGTTAGCTTCAATGGAAACACTTCTTGGAGTGCCACCTTACAAATGA